The genomic region ACCGGCGCCGGCGCCGAATGGGTCGCGGCCAAGGCGAGCGATGACGACGCGGCCGAGCGCTGGAGCCGTCCGGCAAAGAAGGCGGCGGAGTAGAGCCCGCGGAAGGGGACGGAGGGGAGATGGCGATGCAGGTCAGGGCGCTGACCCCGGTCTTCGGCGCCGAGATCATCGGCCTCGATGTGGCGGAGCCGCTGGCTGCGGACGCCTTTCGAGGCCTGCGCGAGATCTGGCATGCCCAGTCGCTCCTGCTGATCCGTGGGCAGAGCCTGGACGAGACGGCGCTGGTCCGCTTCAGCCGCGGCTTCGGGACGCTGGAATCGCCGCCGGCCAGCGCCGAGCGTGTATGGGCCGATGGCGGCAGCATCTGCCCGGAAATCTGGGTGATTTCGAACGTGATCGAGAACGGCAAGCCGATCGGCGGGCTCGGCGCCGGCGAGGCGGAATGGCACACCGACATGTCCTATATCGAGGAGCCGCCCTCGGCGAGCCTGCTCTATGCCCGCGAGATTCCGCCCGCAGGCGGCGACACCGCCTTCGCCAGCATGCATGCCGCCCTGGAGGCGATGCCGCTGGTGCTCCGCGCCGCCATCGAGGGGCGGCGGGCGAAGCATGATTCTTCCTACACCAGCGCCGGCGAGCTGAGACGGGGTGCCAGCGCCGACGTGAATGCGGAGACCGCGCCGGGCGGCGTCCACCCGATCATCCGCACCCATCCCGAGACCGGCCGGAAGGCGATCTATCTCGGCCGCCGGCGCAACGGGCTCATCGTCGAGCTGCCGCTGGATGAGAGCGAGGCGGTCTTGGACGAGGTCTGGCGCTTCGCCACCCAGCTGCAATTCACCTATCGCCACCACTGGCGGCTGGGCGACCTCCTGGTCTGGGACAATCGCGCGCTGGTGCATCGCCGCGACGCTTTCGATCCCGAGGCGCGCCGCATCATGCTGCGCACCCAGGTCAAGGGCGACCGGCCCCGCTGACCGCCTCGCCGATCTCGGGCGCGCCAGGCCCTTGAAGGTGCCGACCGACACAAGTAGGGTGCCGCTCCGCGCCAGCAACTTGCAGATCCGTAGAGGCATAGAATGGGCTTAGTCGCCGACCGGCTCGACCGTATCAAGCCATCCCCGACCATCGCGGTTTCCGATAAGGCGCGCTCGCTCAAAGCGGCCGGGCGCGACGTCATCGGCCTTGGCGCCGGCGAACCCGACTTTGACACGCCGGATTCGATCAAGGAGGCGGCCATCGCCGCCATCCGCCGCGGCGAGACCAAATACACCAATGTCGACGGCACGCCGGAGCTCAAGGCCGCCATCGTCGCCAAGTTCAAGCGCGAGAACCGGCTCGACTACAAGCCCTCGCAGATCACCGTCGGCACCGGCGGCAAGCAGGTGCTGTACAACGCGCTGATGGCCTCCCTCAATCCCGGCGACGAGGTCGTCATCCCCGCACCCTATTGGGTGAGCTATCCCGACATCGTCGTGCTCGCCGAGGGCGTGCCGGTGTTCGTCATCTGCGAGGAGAAGAACGGCTTCAAGCTCAAGCCGGCGGATCTCGAGCGCGCGATCACGGCCAAGACCAAGTGGCTCATCCTCAACAGCCCCTCCAATCCCACCGGTGCCGCCTACACCTGGGCGGAGATGAAGGCGCTGACCGACGTGCTCGTGCGGCACCCGCAGGTGCATGTGCTCACCGACGACATGTACGAGCACCTGGTGTATGACGACTTCAAGTTCTGCACTCCGGCCGAGGTCGAGCCGTCGCTGTACGAGCGCACTCTCACCATGAACGGCGTGTCCAAGGCCTATTGCATGACCGGTTGGCGCATCGGCTATGGCGGGGGTCCGGAAAAGCTGATCAAGGCGATGGCGGTCCTGCAGTCGCAGTCGACCTCCAATCCCTCCTCGGTCAGCCAGGAGGCGGCCGCGGCCGGTCTCTCCGGCCCGCAGGACTTCATCGCTGAGCACAACAAGATCTTCCGCGAGCGGCGCGACCTGGTGGTCGGCATGCTGAACCAGGCAAAGGGATTGAAGTGCCATCGGCCCGAGGGTGCCTTCTACGTGTATCCCTCCTGCGCCGGGGCGATCGGCAAGAAGACGCCGGCCGGGGCGACGATCCGCACCGACGGCGACTTCGTGACCTACCTCTTGGAGAGCGAGGGCGTGGCGGTGGTGCAGGGCGAGGCCTTCGGCCTCACCCCCTATTTCCGCATCTCCTACGCGACCGCGACCGAAGTCATGGAAGAGGCTTGCCGACGCATCCAGCGCGCCTGCGCCAGCCTCACCTGAGGCCGGGGCGATCGGCGCCTGCCGCGGCGGCGCCGATTCTCCGGGCGGTCGAAATCTAGCCTAACTCCCCCCGCCGGCTTTTCCCCTTGCGCGGCGAATTCGCCCCGGCGCAAGCTATCGCTCCAAGGTCGGCCGGTGGGGCCCACCCCCGGCGGCGCAATGAAGCGAACCGCGCGAGGGAGGCGCTCACGAATGGGAGACCCTGCCAGACCCCGGACCGCCGTGCTGGTCGGACCGTATCTTTCCGGTAAAACCACGCTGCTCGAGAGCCTGCTGTTCGCCTGCGAGGCGATTCCCAAACGCGGCTCGGTCAAGGACGCGACCAGCGTCGGCGACGGCGCGCCGGAAGCCCGCGCCCGCAAGATGAGCGTCGAAGCCTCGGCGGCGAGCGCCACCTATCTCGGCGACCCCTGGACCTTCATCGATACGCCGGGCTCGATCGAGCTCGCGCAAGAGGTGCGCAACGCGCTCATGGTCGCCGACGTGGCCGTGGTCGTGTGCGAGCCGTTGATCGATCGCGTGCAGACCCTGGCGCCGATCATGCGCTTCCTCGACGAGCAGGCGATCCCGCACATGCTGTTCATCAACAAGATGGACCAGGCGACGGTGGCCCCGAAGCCGTTGCTGGAAGCCTTGCAAGGGTTGAGCGAGCACCCGCTGGTGCTGCGGCAAGTGCCGATCTACGATGGCGAGACCTTGACCGGCTATGTCGACCTGGTGAGCGAGCGCGCCTATCGCTACCGGCCGGGCCAACCCTCCGATCTCATCAAGCTGCCGGAGACCGCGCTCGATGCGGAGAAGTCGGCGCGCACCGGGCTTTTGGAGGCGCTCGCCGATTTCGACGACGGCCTGCTCGAAGCCTTGCTCGAGGACACGGTGCCGCCGCCGAAGGAGATCTACAAGCAGCTCACCAAGGATCTGCAGGCCGACAAGATCGTTCCGGTGTTCCTG from Pseudomonadota bacterium harbors:
- a CDS encoding pyridoxal phosphate-dependent aminotransferase, coding for MGLVADRLDRIKPSPTIAVSDKARSLKAAGRDVIGLGAGEPDFDTPDSIKEAAIAAIRRGETKYTNVDGTPELKAAIVAKFKRENRLDYKPSQITVGTGGKQVLYNALMASLNPGDEVVIPAPYWVSYPDIVVLAEGVPVFVICEEKNGFKLKPADLERAITAKTKWLILNSPSNPTGAAYTWAEMKALTDVLVRHPQVHVLTDDMYEHLVYDDFKFCTPAEVEPSLYERTLTMNGVSKAYCMTGWRIGYGGGPEKLIKAMAVLQSQSTSNPSSVSQEAAAAGLSGPQDFIAEHNKIFRERRDLVVGMLNQAKGLKCHRPEGAFYVYPSCAGAIGKKTPAGATIRTDGDFVTYLLESEGVAVVQGEAFGLTPYFRISYATATEVMEEACRRIQRACASLT
- a CDS encoding TauD/TfdA family dioxygenase, producing MAMQVRALTPVFGAEIIGLDVAEPLAADAFRGLREIWHAQSLLLIRGQSLDETALVRFSRGFGTLESPPASAERVWADGGSICPEIWVISNVIENGKPIGGLGAGEAEWHTDMSYIEEPPSASLLYAREIPPAGGDTAFASMHAALEAMPLVLRAAIEGRRAKHDSSYTSAGELRRGASADVNAETAPGGVHPIIRTHPETGRKAIYLGRRRNGLIVELPLDESEAVLDEVWRFATQLQFTYRHHWRLGDLLVWDNRALVHRRDAFDPEARRIMLRTQVKGDRPR